The Lolium perenne isolate Kyuss_39 chromosome 6, Kyuss_2.0, whole genome shotgun sequence genome segment tctcagctcgatgccatctcccaatgtctagccgacaagacccggtacaacaccacccgtgagggcTTCGAAGCAAGTgtgaaaacaactggtaacatattgcccaaagatcattgtctgcctaaaagcctgcacgagacgaggagaatgatgaaggacctcaacatggattatGAAAAGATAGACTGTTGTACGAAAGGCTGCGTTCTATTTTGGAGACAGTTTGCGGAGGATACTGTCCCATCTATAAGcagtctaggtatgaagaggtaatgGGAAAGGATGGTTAGATGAGGCAGTCAAgcaccgcaaagtcgattcttcgatatctcccattcataaaaagaatccaacgGCTTTACATGCACGAGGAGCACTTCTATCATTTGCCATTTTGTGTCTCACTGACATGTGGTGGTCATGTGACAAATAATAGACACTTTAAAGAAAAGTATGGCAAATCATGAAATATTCCCTAAACATATATGACGTGGCACAAGTATGGGAAAAGATTCAAGGACGAAAACAAACAATTGAAGATGGAACATCCATCCGATGGTACGGCATGGAAGAACTTCGATAAGAAATTCCCCCTTGCGGCAGCTGAGGCTCGGAAtgttagaattgcgatagcaacagatggcttcaatccatatggtatatcgactgccaattacagttgctggcccgtgtttgttattccgctcaatctccctcgcggagtcctaatgacgaggaagaccatgtttctgttGCTGGCCTGGCTGCCCTTAACGGCGACGGCGCACCGGGGACGCTACGCCGAGGGTCCTCGTCACTGTCGGTGTAGGCGGCGTACGCCGGCTTACGCCGGCTTACGCCGACGGCGCAGCGAGCTCTGCCGAGGGACGTGGCCGCCACCgagctacgccgagggctgctgtcggcgtagcctacgccgagggccaggcatggctacgccgagggtggccgtcggcatacgGGACGATTCCTGTAGTGAGTTTTGAACTTTTCGTTGATTCATCGGAGTATTCTTTacatatactacctccgttttaagGAATAAGAATAAGGTGCacacgtattccaagacgaactttgaccataaaaattaaacaaaaaaatcttgattatattatatgtaattagtatcgttggattcgtattgaaaagcactttttaatgatactaatttcatacaaataatGTTTATCTAtatgaagtaattcttggtcaaacaaaaagctcgtaaaaTGAGAACACCTTATTtcttgaatcggaggtagtacTACGTATGAATTAAACATGCATTTGTTTATTATTGTCGTATCCTTGTCTTGGTGACATTTGAGTTGGCCGAAAAGTTAATGCTGTACGTGGATTTTTTTTCCTAGCAAATCGTGCAATACGCATGCATGTGCTTACCAATATGTACTGATTGTTGTCTGCTCTTGAGGATGTTGGCCACTCTCGGTGTTGATCCTCTCACCGTCTCAGGAAGGCCTAACTTGTGGAGCTCTGTGTTTTCTCTCAAACCAGAGCTCGTGGTGTTCCTGACTTTCGGCTTATAAGTAAGCATAAGGTGATGCACTAGCTGTTCAATCAGTTCGCCTTGAGTGAACCCTCTCAAAATATAAGATACTCCTTTGCACCCGGAGTACACTTAACTTTGCACGatttcaattttgaccattaataTATATTAAAGGGTAATGAAAGGTACACCTAACTTTGCACGATTTTGATTTTGACCACTAACATATATCAAAGGGTATGGATTGGAAATACTAGTCGAATGCTTCTGCGTTTCCACGATCACTTAAATTTCTTGTCCTCCAACACATGTAAATAGTATAACTAGTGACTCTCTCTCTCCCCACCTATGTGGTTCATATTATGTACCACACTCCAAAAACACCAACATCGTACTTTTCGTTTGTGTTTATATTGCATCATCGCTTGTCCCAAAGAAGAATATGTTTCGTCCTTCTATCTTCTCCCACTTTCCTGGCTCCCTCAATTGGTCTATTGGACCATTATCCGTCCTCGTTTTAAATGAGAGAAGGAGATCCCACAATTTACCATCTCCTCTAAAAACAATGGATCAATGCAGAACTCTCTTGAATCAAACAGAAGATCCCATGTTTCACCCCTTTTCTTCAAAAATAATGAATCAATGGGCGTTGAAGATTCAGTTACCAACATATCTTAATGTGCAATATACAAATAAGTATATTGATGTACAACACTTAAGCATTTGTTAATTCAAATTCCTTTGAAATGCATTTGGGCTAGGAATTATGCAAATCTTGATGCATCCACACCATCACGTCATGAATCATTCAGCATATAACAGTGCAAAGAATCGAAAGGATGACATGCATATGTCTCCTCCTTCATATATATAAAAACATATAAATCATAAGTGTGCACAAGAACCTGAGAATTGTCGTCATCGTGCTAGGAGTGCAGGATGTCATAGTTGACGAGCCTAGACGATGCCACAATCATGCCGAGAAGACGTCATTTTCAATCCTGTTGATACTTAATGGTGAGGAGACGAGGAGCAAGCAGATGAACTTAATGGCCAGCACACATAAATATGTGCTAAACATGATACACCGGAAACTTACCGAACTCCTGTTAATACTCAGGTTGGCTAGTCAGTGGCAAACTGGCAATGGGTTTTCTCATTTGGATGATGCGTTGTGTATAAATAATAGTAGTCGACACTCCTCCCTGGACTTGACAATATTCCCGTTAAATTCTATCAACATTGATGGGAAATTGTGAAGTATGATGTAATGCATATTTTCCATGAGGCCCTCGTCATTGATCCGGTGCAGGACGTTATCGATCTTTGAGCATAGATCGCAAACATCATCATGGTGGGCAGGGCAGAGATGGCCGGTCAAAACCAACTATATGTAGTAAGTAGTACCGCATTATTATGCTCAAATCAAAACAGTATGCACAAATAAAGACATGCAATTCAGAAGGAACATGACTAATTGGTGTCTGTAACAATTTTCAACCTGAAGAAGCAATCATAGAGACAATGGTTAGacctttttattattgaaaaactAGTTCTGATAAATATGATATTTCAATATCGTAATTATGTTTGTCCCTCAAAATAAAATATTTCAATATACATGCCTTTTGCGTCCTATCACTCCGTGTTCTGATAAATATGCAGGCTTGTCAATTTTATTTGATTGATGCACATAAAAACCCAATCAATGTGCACTAGAAGAAATATGACTTGATTGTTTTAAAAAAATTCTCAGAGATTGTCTAACTAAAATGTATAATGATTTTGAGTAGCATTTTTGAAACGTTTTCTAGATTTTCACAATCAGATGTTATTACCTTTCTTAGATTTATTATGTCACAAAAATTCCATGTGTTCGTATTCAAGTATTGTTATGCTGAGAAAAATAATCTTTTTATATCTCCAAGGGGTACAAATGTGATTGGAATACACATGAAGACAGAAATCTGGGGTCACATGAAAccaaataaaatggagaaactatgCTAAGTGCTCTTTGGCACAACAAAATGACAAATGAAACATTTAACCATGATATAGATAAAAGAGTTTTCATATTGATACGATCATATCATTAGCATGATTTCTCTTTAGACATGAAGACCAAGCACTTTCTTGTACATCTCTACAACAACGTCATGCTCCACTTTCATGAAGATCTTCTGATACACTCTTTTCTTTTAGATAGTCAATAATCTTTAGTTATTCTCTTGCTTTGAGGTCTCCTACATTCTTCACTTTGTAAATGCAATTGCCAATGCAACAAGCATCTTTGTGAGGATTATTTTCTTCCATCTACACCATTTTGATATCTCTATAACTTTCTATTTGCTCTTTCTTCACATCCTTATAAATTTCAATTTCTTCCTTTATGACAGCAATAAGATTATCGATAGCTACACCCTTGCCTTTCTTAGGCTTGTCTTCATCGCTTCCTTTTGAAATCTTAGCCTTTTTTACTGGCTGTGCTTCTGGAAGTTTGTACTTTTCATCTGATGCAAAATATCTAGCATTATTCCTCATACTTTCATAGTCAGCACCATATGATAATTAGACATCATCCCATACATACCTGTATCCCGATTATAATCTCCAACACCTAATCGTAGAGCACCTAATGTTTGACTAGGTGAATTCTGTCTAGGAGCCCTTAGAACTTGTTCTGTAAAGGTTTCCTCTGGTACAAAATGAAGCGAGTTGTACTTTTCTTCAAGCACATCAGTTATCCTTTTGCATCGCTTCCCCTGTATTGCTTTACCTGAGTACAGATAAATAGATTGTAAGAATAAGAAAACAAGATTGTAAGAATAAGCAAACAAGATCATGTGCTACATTCCTAATTTATGAAGCTAACACACCTTCATAAATTATGTTCAAATCATCATAGTACGGGAATTCTTTGAACCTCCACTTTCGTTGTTCTTGGCTCAGTTCATCCCATTTTTCGTCAATGGATTTTGGTACTTTCTTCTCAGGGTCCCAACGAAATCCGCTTCTATCTAAAATGGACTTGACAATAGCGTAATCTGTCTTTAACCTTTGCGCTCTACATTTTACTTGTTTAACTGTGAGATTGGAGCTAGTGAACTCTTTATTGACGTGTGCTGCCATGAAATTCCATCCTTCCTTCGTCCATCCATTTGGACCACGATATTGTGACACATCAGCATACTCTTTCATCATAGAAACGAGCATCTTTGTTTGATCATCAGTCCACCGTGCTCTATTTTGATTATCtacatttgaattttttttgacaTTAGTCCTCAAAATTGGATACCATTAGTTTTATCAGTTTTTCTAGAGGTATATTAAACAAATATACACCACTACACCAGGTCATCTATCCTTTATAACCAAAATAAAAAAGGATAGTCCATGAATCTAACATATTTGAAGGTCAGCATCATCTAATCCAACTTTAAAAATCATCAATACTATCTATTTATCTATT includes the following:
- the LOC127308754 gene encoding uncharacterized protein, which produces MDANSSRSSGPASAGDVGVDPNAPAEGDWRAQLQPAARGRIVNKIMVTLKKHLPVSVPEGLIELQKIAVRFEDRIYKEATNQSDYLRKISLKMLSMETKTQQAPGNAQVIPNQNNPAGQDNQNRARWTDDQTKMLVSMMKEYADVSQYRGPNGWTKEGWNFMAAHVNKEFTSSNLTVKQVKCRAQRLKTDYAIVKSILDRSGFRWDPEKKVPKSIDEKWDELSQEQRKWRFKEFPYYDDLNIIYEGKAIQGKRCKRITDVLEEKYNSLHFVPEETFTEQVLRAPRQNSPSQTLGALRLGVGDYNRDTDEKYKLPEAQPVKKAKISKGSDEDKPKKGKGVAIDNLIAVIKEEIEIYKDVKKEQIESYRDIKMV